The Anolis carolinensis isolate JA03-04 chromosome 1, rAnoCar3.1.pri, whole genome shotgun sequence genome window below encodes:
- the lgsn gene encoding lengsin — protein sequence MSDQIKDGSDKHLQESPAVWKAADYSPQNCHSQVDPQEGREDPCETSPEDQTLGTESKNENLVQLDPAGDWEDTGTIPKDFRKTDAALDGCESHTIEGKNRDHLVATQEKEDSKDPFALGSGISKETLRELKYLLRESPLLSTRTRNSRKISGTSFHIPLMKSTDKQGQGMEMLNPRLRGGDQKVPPMHRHGGKQEGRVPLVHISAGMDEHQSQTDDLKDPTEKHQTTSPNADSIPGPKIDVAVEEYSDKPDVKIAGNRIPLQLISEIEHIKEQMARDNIHVVRFEATDLHGVSRSKSIPSRFFRTKAIHGVSMPRGYLELTLNPTISEIKQITASNFNCDIILSPDLSTFRVLPWAEETARVICDSFTVMGNPLLTSPRHIAKQQLMQLRDSGFALYSSFTYEFCIYGIAEIVNSKTISFPAATILSNHDQSFIQDLIDGMYHAGANIESFSSSTGPGQMEISLHPEFGIGAADNAFTFRTGIKEVAKKYNYIATFFTENGFCNSGIFSHSLWDSNGQDNLFSIGPGGPEFTDIGKSWFAGLLVHAAALSCLMAPTTSCRKRYYAYSKDSKDTVVAKWACNDNSCAFNLKSHGERGPRIENKLGSSTANPYLVLSATIAAGLDGIRRGLSFQEGSEETEGSASLKPSTIPLKLEDALVALQADECIRKALGDNFVRYFVAMKQYEMETEEMDVERNKFFEYFI from the exons ATGTCTGATCAAATAAAGGATGGGTCAGATAAACATCTTCAGGAATCACCAGCAGTGTGGAAAGCAGCAGATTACTCTCCTCAAAACTGTCATTCCCAAGTAGACCCACAAGAGGGCAGAGAGGATCCATGTGAAACTAGCCCAGAAGATCAGACATTAGGAACAGagagtaaaaatgaaaatcttGTGCAGCTGGATCCAGCGGGAGACTGGGAAGATACAGGGACCATCCCAAAGGATTTTCGAAAAACTGATGCAGCCTTGGATGGGTGTGAGTCCCACACAATCGAGGGAAAGAACAGAGATCATTTGGTAGCAACTCAGGAAAAAGAAGACAGCAAAGATCCTTTTGCTCTGGGCTCAGGAATTTCCAAAGAAACTTTGCGGGAGTTGAAATACCTGCTGAGGGAGAGTCCACTCCTGAGTACCAGGACCAGAAACAGTAGGAAAATCAGTGGGACTTCTTTCCATATACCTCTGATGAAGTCTACTGATAAGCAAGGCCAGGGCATGGAAATGTTAAATCCACGTTTAAGGGGAGGTGACCAGAAAGTCCCTCCTATGCACAGACATGGAGGAAAGCAAGAAGGCAGGGTGCCATTAGTTCATATCTCTGCTGGGATGGATGAGCATCAATCTCAGACTGATGATCTGAAGGATCCTACTGAGAAACACCAGACAACTTCCCCAAATGCAGACAGCATTCCAGGACCTAAAATTGATGTTGCAGTTG AAGAATACAGTGATAAACCTGATGTAAAGATTGCTGGCAATCGTATTCCTCTTCAGTTGATCTCTGAAATTGAACACATTAAAGAACAGATGGCCAGAGACAACATTCATGTTGTCAGGTTTGAAGCAACAGACCTTCACGGAGTGTCAAGATCAAAGAGCATCCCTTCTCGCTTTTTCCGG ACCAAagcaatccatggtgtctccatGCCCAGAGGTTATCTCGAGCTGACCCTGAATCCTACGATTAGTGAAATAAAACAGATAACTGCAAGCAATTTCAACTGTGACATAATCCTGAGTCCAGATTTATCAACTTTTCGGGTGTTACCATGGGCTGAAGAAACTGCAAGGGTGATATGTGATTCCTTCACTGTAATGGGCAACCCTCTATTGACTTCACCCAGACACATTGCCAAACAACAGCTGATGCAGCTCCGAGACAGTGGCTTTGCTTTGTATTCCAGCTTCACTTATGAGTTCTGTATTTATGGCATTGCTGAAATTGTAAATTCAAAGACAATATCTTTCCCTGCTGCAACCATCCTAAGTAACCATGACCAGTCTTTCATCCAGGACCTCATTGATGGAATGTATCATGCTGGGGCAAACATTGAGAGCTTCTCCTCTTCTACAGGACCTGGGCAAATGGAGATCTCCCTCCACCCAGAGTTTGGCATCGGGGCAGCTGACAATGCCTTCACTTTCCGAACAGGCATCAAGGAAGTGGCTAAAAAGTATAACTACATTGCCACCTTTTTCACAGAGAATGGATTTTGCAACTCGGGCATCTTCTCTCATAGTCTTTGGGACAGCAATGGGCAGGATAATTTGTTTTCTATTGGTCCTGGAGGTCCAGAGTTCACTGACATAGGAAAGAGCTGGTTTGCTGGACTACTGGTGCATGCAGCAGCTCTCAGTTGCCTAATGGCTCCAACCACTAGTTGCCGTAAACGCTACTATGCATACAGCAAGGATTCAAAGGACACTGTTGTTGCCAAATGGGCATGTAATGATAACAGCTGTGCATTTAATCTCAAAAGCCATGGGGAAAGAGGACCTCGTATAGAAAACAAGCTGGGCTCATCTACAGCAAATCCCTATTTGGTGTTGTCAGCTACAATTGCAGCAGGCCTGGATGGCATTAGGAGAGGGCTCAGCTTTCAAGAAGGCTCAGAAGAAACTGAGGGCTCTGCTTCTTTGAAACCATCAACCATTCCTCTGAAGCTGGAAGATGCTCTTGTTGCGCTTCAGGCAGATGAGTGTATCAGGAAAGCCTTGGGTGACAACTTTGTCCGATATTTTGTTGCCATGAAACAGTATGAGATGGAAACAGAAGAAATGGATGTGGAAAGGAATAAATTTTTTGAGTATTTTATCTAG